The following nucleotide sequence is from Burkholderiales bacterium.
CCCTGCGCAAAGGCTTCACCCCAGCCGATGATGCCCGCGTCGGTGGACACCTCCACGAGCGTGGCCGAACGATGCGTGACCCAACCCTGGGAAAAGGCGAACGGCTCGCTTAACGGGCTCCTCAAGACGTGAACCTGGATATCCGTGATTCTCATCGCCGGACTGTGGTATCAAGATAAGAAGACAGCGGCCGAATCATACCGAGGGGCGGGACCTCGGTCGCCTTTTCGGAGGCAGGTTAGCGCACGGAGGAGGAGCCATGTACCGGAAGATCCTGATCCCGACCGACGGGTCGGAATTGTGTCGCACTGCGGCAGTCAAGGGAATCGAGCTGGCTCGCGGACTCGGGGCCCAGGTCGTCGCCTTTCACGCGATCCCTGCGACCTCGTACATGCTCTATACGGAGTCCGGGCCCAGCGATCTGATGGTCGAGCAATTCGAGAAAGAGGCGCGCGCGCGGGGCGAGCGCCTGACCAAGGAAGTCGCCGATCTTGCCGCCGCCCAAGGAGTGCCCTGCGAGACCCTGTGCCTGGTGAACGATCATCCGTGGGAGGGCATTATCGAAGCCGCCAATACGAGAGGCTGCGACCTGATCTTCATGGCATCTCACGGCCGGCGCGGCCTCTCGGCGCTGTTGCTCGGCAGCGAGACGATGAAGGTGCTGACCCATACCAAGGTCCCGGTGCTGGTCTATCGCTGAACCCGCATCGGGCAGACGGGGTCTCGGGCAGGCGGCCGGCTCGCCAAAGCCCCGCGCAACCGTTCTGCCAAAAAGCGAAGAGCACGCGGCCCAGAAGCGGCCGAGTGCTCCCGATGTTCATGACCATGGTGCTGCTGCCCCGAATCGAACGGGGGACCTACTGATTACGAATCAGTTGCTCTACCGGCTGAGCTACAGCAGCCCGAAGGCGGCGGATTATACGCGCTGGCGTCGCGGCCTCGCAATCGCCGGCGCCCGATCCGGATTGGGACCACTGGCACTGCGCTCGTCTTCGCGCGATCCTGCAGCCAGGTTCTCTTCGTCGCCTCGCGGCGCGCGACAACGTACCGATCGGCTTGCGTGCGCACGCCCGGATGACGCGGCATACGAGGCGTCGGCGCGCATTTCGTCACTCGCGCCACGCAGCAAGAACACACACCCGACAGCGCACTTCGATGCGGTGCCAAATGACAGCCCACGTCAGCGGAAAACACAATCAAATCCGCGATCGGGCATGGCGTGACGCAGTTCGGCAGAAGCACAGACGCATCTGGGCAGTCGGAATGGATATTGCACCTCGAAAGCCTGATCACAACGCGCGCCTGCTTGTGAACAGCTTGTCTTCAGCGAGGGAGATTTTCCATGACTGCCCCATTCAAGACGCAACTCAAGGCCCCCCTTCTGGGTGCCGCGATCGCCTCTTTGCTCAGCGCGAGTGCCGCGGCGATCGCACAATCCGAAGTC
It contains:
- a CDS encoding universal stress protein, whose amino-acid sequence is MYRKILIPTDGSELCRTAAVKGIELARGLGAQVVAFHAIPATSYMLYTESGPSDLMVEQFEKEARARGERLTKEVADLAAAQGVPCETLCLVNDHPWEGIIEAANTRGCDLIFMASHGRRGLSALLLGSETMKVLTHTKVPVLVYR